Proteins from one Aspergillus nidulans FGSC A4 chromosome VIII genomic window:
- a CDS encoding uncharacterized protein (transcript_id=CADANIAT00002044) has product MDTDTIIIGNGPSAMILSYILHGHFPYYSSQNPHPDPLLHAKLKDAPALLGADVDALTEHFSASRLSYSTQALPVNVLLDTLVRPSVDVEELQSITNVEWRYEPEKVVPHIVLGNAPRPGGQWTENPMPASWEIQTLSYASMLSLPGYSFADHYRKTTGKDLPAYTRPSRQQTADYFRMYPEAVGIDDAFYSNENVWGVTRIQDGFFIQSHNIRCKHLVLASGIFSEVLQPRPLIRPLTSFQPIPETPLLVIGSGFSAADVIISAPKNQKIIHIFKWDPDNRPSPLRGCHQHAYPEYAGVYRLMRRASVAAQPNTSKRIKPLRTTSSPFLESRAWADVYEGFPNTEIIDVQIQDENATVTFRHPDGITVSRSVRGMVYATGRRGTLSYIDQSLLREILGSDDNAEVNPTISGQTLRGKAVENVEISKDVFIIGSLTGDSLIRFAYGSCVQAAGKLIDGFTGSDTPKTSSTSVSRNDLNIGVMRGIDGHDVYLKNGHFCLDQDKHAVNPSRSAKDASKGIWAWLTRILGWPGVH; this is encoded by the exons ATGGATACTGACACCATTATTATCG GCAACGGGCCGTCTGCCATGATCCTCTCCTATATTCTTCACGGCCATTTTCCTTATTATTCGTCTCAGAATCCACATCCCGATCCGCTACTGCACGCAAAGCTGAAGGATGCACCGGCGCTGCTGGGGGCCGACGTAGATGCGTTAACTGAGCACTTCTCAGCCTCGCGTTTGTCATACTCCACTCAGGCTCTCCCCGTAAATGTGCTGTTGGATACCCTTGTCCGGCCAAGTGTCGACGTTGAAGAACTGCAAAGTATCACCAATGTGGAATGGCGATATGAGCCTGAAAAAGTCGTGCCTCACATAGTGCTAGGAAATGCGCCACGACCCGGTGGTCAATGGACTGAGAATCCGATGCCAGCGAGCTGGGAGATTCAGACACTGAGCTATGCCTCAATGCTTTCATTACCTGGATATTCTTTCGCCGACCATTACCGCAAAACTACAGGGAAAGACCTCCCCGCGTACACCCGACCCAGCAGACAGCAGACGGCGGACTATTTTCGGATGTATCCCGAAGCCGTCGGGATTGATGACGCCTTCTACTCTAACGAAAACGTATGGGGTGTCACACGAATCCAGGATGGATTTTTTATTCAGTCGCATAATATCCGCTGCAAACATCTAGTCTTGGCGAGCGGTATCTTTTCTGAAGTTCTTCAGCCACGCCCGCTTATAAGACCTCTTACATCGTTTCAGCCGATTCCAGAAACGCCATTGCTTGTCATTGGCTCCGGCTTCTCCGCAGCTGATGTGATCATTTCGGCGCCGAAAAACCAGAAAATCATTCATATCTTCAAATGGGATCCCGATAACCGTCCCTCGCCATTGCGCGGTTGCCACCAGCACGCCTATCCCGAATATGCTGGTGTATATCGATTGATGCGACGTGCCTCTGTAGCTGCGCAGCCGAACACGAGTAAACGTATAAAACCTCTGCGGaccacttcctctcccttTCTAGAAAGTCGTGCGTGGGCAGACGTCTATGAAGGGTTTCCAAATACAGAGATTATCGATGTACAAATACAGGATGAGAACGCGACTGTGACTTTTCGGCATCCAGATGGGATCACCGTTTCCCGGTCAGTGCGCGGAATGGTGTATGCGACCGGCCGACGAGGCACCCTCAGTTACATAGACCAGAGCCTTTTGCGTGAAATTCTTGGTTCTGACGACAATGCTGAGGTAAACCCTACAATATCTGGACAAACCTTGCGAGGCAAGGCTGTCGAGAACGTAGAAATTTCGAAAGACGTTTTCATCATTGGCAGTTTGACAGGCGACTCGCTCATTCGATTTGCATACGGAAGTTGTGTGCAGGCAGCTGGGAAACTAATCGACGGGTTTACTGGTAGTGACACGCCCAAAACAAGTTCAACTTCTGTTTCAAGAAACGACTTGAATATAGGCGTAATGCGTGGCATTGACGGGCACGATGTCTATCTCAAGAATGGCCACTTTTGCTTAGACCAGGACAAGCACGCAGTTAACCCATCAAGATCTGCAAAGGATGCGTCAAAAGGGATATGGGCTTGGCTGACTAGAATCTTGGGATGGCCAGGGGTGCATTAA
- a CDS encoding mRNA splicing protein PRP18 (transcript_id=CADANIAT00002045), which translates to MDFAALMSKEIAKAKRSSTPSSGSDQDGAKPPQKKYARRAEEEAARIAAYKEEQARLEREREERQAQKRKLEEEEAERRLQREEKKRRLAEESRKKREEEEAAKERERRKRIGLPELPPTPSDKDQTPEKDGEGQMEDLGEEELTKKLREMGEPVCLFGETHRDRLRRYKKLLARSLEVQKMFDGPIPTTLEPVPEVEMKIPTTAPKDAEGRHFLFRQLTSYFNMVLSEWEFALAKRDVTVKQSLHGRQAYNAMVQSRENMTPLIRKFEKGDIDDNVLQHIVEIISKAQQRRYVDANDAYLRLSIGKAAWPIGVTMVGIHERSAREKLHQGDKQAHILSDESTRKYLQSIKRCLSFAQTRWPPDDQLQIMG; encoded by the exons ATGGACTTTGCCGCGTTAATGTCAAAAGAAATTGCCAAGGCGAAACGCTCTAGCACACCAAGCTCTGGTTCAGACCAGGACGGCGCAAAGCCGCCGCAAAAGAAATATGCCCGCCGcgcagaggaggaagctgccaGAATAGCAGCCTACAAGGAGGAACAAGCAAGACTAGAGAGAGAGCGCGAAGAACGGCAGGcgcagaagcggaagctcgaggaagaagaggcagagcgACGACTGCAgcgggaggagaagaaacgaCGCCTGGCTGAAGAATCacgaaagaagagagaggaagaagaagcggcgaaagaacgagaacgacgGAAGCGCATTGGACTGCCTGAATTGCCGCCGACACCGAGCGACAAGGACCAAACGCCTGAGAAAGATGGAGAGGGGCAAATGGAGGATCTTGGTGAAGAGGAACTTACGAAGAAGCTTAGGGAGATGGGTGAGCCTGTTTGCCTATTCGGTGAAACCCACCGCGACCGTTTACGTCGATACAAGAAGCTGCTTGCGCGGTCTCTGGAAGTCCAGAAGATGTTCGATGGGCCGATACCGACAACGCTGGAGCCGGTCCCTGAGGTAGAAATGAAGATTCCAACAACGGCCCCCAAGGATGCTGAAGGTCGTCACTTCCTGTTTCGCCAGCTCACTTCGTACTTTAACATGGTGCTGTCTGAGTGGGAGTTTGCCCTTGCGAAACGAGATGTCACGGTAAAGCAGAGTTTACATGGACGGCAAGCGTACAATGCGATGGTGCAGTCGCGGGAGAATATGACGCCTCTCATCCGAAAATTTGAGAAGGGTGATATCGACGATAACGTGCTACAGCATATAGTGGAGATAATAAGCAAAGCCCAGCAGCGAAGATATGTTGATGCTAACGATGCTTACCTGCGGCTGAGTATTGGAAAAGC AGCATGGCCTATTGGAGTTACCATGGTTGGTATTCACGAACGTTCAGCGCGAGAGAAACTACATCAGGGGGACAAGCAAGCGCATATCTTAAGTGACGAGAGTACTCGTAAATATCTACAGAGTATCAAACGTTGTCTTAGCTTTGCTCAGACTCGCTGGCCCCCAGACGATCAGCTGCAAATTATGGGCTGA
- a CDS encoding SAP18 family protein (transcript_id=CADANIAT00002046), whose protein sequence is MATRDPKPKIDRQTTTPFHLKLFYRLNAYHNLSDFAIRPNTSRSSFSGPVSGANAIRTRSPPPPPNLPAHLQIYTWQSCTLRELAQLLTSALPKMLPDPPIGTRLCFRLIYPDTKGAAMMGPDARGRYLSKDLGSVIVGPRESSDEEAEKNGASGSGPRGSFRLQGYDAEKTLQEARFVIGDYIDCAILPPLEDGSVAPAIRGERGPNEYPGTRRNDLDQMKERHSV, encoded by the exons ATGGCTACCCGCGACCCCAAACCCAAGATCGACCGACAAACAACAACGCCCTTTCatctcaagctcttctacCGTTTGAACGCCTATCACAACCTCTCTGACTTCGCAATCCGACCTAACACCTCGAGATCATCATTCAGCGGGCCCGTAAGCGGCGCCAACGCAATCCGCACACGctctcctccaccaccaccaaacCTCCCAGCTCATCTACAAATCTACACATGGCAATCCTGTACCCTCCGCGAGCTCGCGCAGCTTCTTACGTCTGCGCTGCCTAAAATGCTACCTGACCCACCAATCGGAACCAGATTGTGCTTCCGCCTCATCTACCCAGACACCAAGGGTGCGGCAATGATGGGCCCCGATGCGCGAGGCAGATATCTAAGCAAGGATCTGGGGAGTGTAATTGTTGGACCGAGGGAGAGCAGCGacgaggaagcagagaagaatggTGCATCTGGATCTGGCCCGCGGGGATCATTTCGACTGCAGGGATACGATGCGGAAAAAACGTTGCAGGAGGCGCGGTTTGTCATCGGGGATTATATCGACTGCGCGATTTTGCCGCCGTTGGAGGATGGGTCTGTTGCGCCGGCGATTAGGGGGGAAAGGGGGCCAAAT GAATACCCTGGTACAAGGAGAAACGATCTTGATCAGATGAAGGAACGGCATTCGGTTTGA
- a CDS encoding uncharacterized protein (transcript_id=CADANIAT00002047): MAGPSKSLILDPALQKYYEVNSNRYKYFRWTPRTAWHSLLYMVLIPASLGYVAYKSDGKYDFRGKRRGDTIAEW, from the exons ATGGCCGGTCCTAGCAAAT CTCTGATCCTTGACCCGGCCCTCCAGAAGTACTACG AGGTCAACTCAAACCGCTACAAGTACTTCCGCTGGACCCCCCGCACCGCATGGCACTCGCTCCTATACATGGTTCTGATCCCCGCTTCGTTGGGCTATGTTGCCTACAAGTCTGAT GGCAAATATGACTTCCgtggaaagagaaggggagaTACCATCGCCGAGTGGTAA
- a CDS encoding glutathione S-transferase (transcript_id=CADANIAT00002048): MATTSDVKVTLYWLEKSRSQRILWLLEELNVPYEVKTFKRGKDMLAPKELREIHPLGKSPVISVQSSATPKPIVIAESGMIVEYLCDHFGGDKLIPTRYAEGKEGQIGGETEEWLRYRYYMHFSEGSLMPFLVFKLVTDTMKSPPGLPFFLRPIPRIVAGQVEQQFVNPNLERTLDFLEDQLKSAPGGGPFFCGSKVTAADIMMSFPLVAANMRMPLKEKYPRMAAFVEAIEKEDGYKRAIEKIKEVDGKFEASL, from the exons ATGGCTACTACATCAGACGTGAAGGTCACGCTCTACTG GCTCGAAAAGTCGCGCTCCCAGCGCATCCTCTggctcctcgaggagctcaACGTTCCCTATGAGGTTAAAACGTTCAAGCGTGGCAAGGATATGCTCGCACCCAAAGAGCTGCGGGAGATTCACCCGCTGGGGAAATCACCTGTTATTTCCGTTCAAAGCTCTGCGACACCCAAGCCCATCGTGATCGCGGAGTCGGGTATGATTGTCGAGTATCTCTGCGACCACTTTGGCGGGGACAAACTCATTCCGACGCGGTATGCCGAGGGCAAGGAAGGACAGATCGGTGGGGAGACCGAGGAGTGGCTGCGGTATCGCTATTACATGCATTTCTCGGAGGGCAGCTTGATGCCTTTTCTGGTGTTCAAGTTGGTCACTGATA CTATGAAATCTCCCCCTGgtctcccattcttcctgaGACCCATCCCTCGTATAGTGGCCGGACAGGTTGAACAACAATTCGTCAACCCAAACCTTGAGCGCACACTTGACTTTCTTGAAGACCAGCTTAAGTCCGCGCCTGGTGGTGGGCCGTTTTTCTGCGGTAGCAAGGTTACGGCTGCCGATATCATGATGAGCTTCCCCTTGGTTGCGGCCAACATGAGAATGCCGTTGAAAGAGAAGTACCCGCGCATGGCGGCCTTTGTCGAAGCCATTGAAAAAGAAGACGGATACAAACGTGCCattgagaagatcaaagaggTAGATGGGAAGTTCGAGGCTTCCCTTTAA
- a CDS encoding 2-hydroxyacid dehydrogenase (transcript_id=CADANIAT00002049) has protein sequence MSSPPFQLAVFSTKSYDRSYLDTTLKAHPTLSNTVSIAYHAFPLSLETAPLAASHAAVCAFVNDTLDGPVLRTLHEGGTRAILLRCAGFNNVDLVVAEELGLFVANVPSYSPEAVAEFTITLLQTLNRNIHKAYNRVREGNFNLEGFLGMTLHGKTVGIVGVGRIGLALARIVRGFGCRLLAADPKPAVPAEEFKNEYGGEIVELRTLLAESDVVSLHCPLTAGTRHIIDAENLGYMKRGALLVNTSRGPLVNTKAAIEALKSGQLGGLALDVYEEEGAYFYNDHSAEIIHDDTLMRLMTFPNVLVCGHQAFFTREALTEIAGTVLSNMEDWIEGRHCGNSLVREGHLVAPEGKEPVRI, from the coding sequence ATGTCATCCCCTCCCTTTcagctcgccgtcttcagTACAAAATCCTACGACAGAAGCTACCTTGACACCACCCTAAAAGCCCATCCAACGCTATCAAATACCGTAAGCATAGCCTACCATGCCTTCCCGCTCAGCCTCGAAACCGCACCCCTCGCCGCATCCCACGCGGCAGTCTGTGCCTTCGTGAACGACACTCTCGATGGCCCCGTTCTCCGCACCTTACACGAAGGCGGCACACGCGCAATCCTCCTCCGCTGTGCGGGCTTTAATAACGTCGACCTCGTGGTAGCCGAAGAACTCGGCCTGTTCGTCGCGAACGTACCCTCTTATAGCCCTGAAGCAGTCGCCGAATTCACGATCACGCTGCTACAAACACTTAACAGGAACATCCATAAGGCATATAACCGGGTGCGCGAGGGGAATTTCAATCTCGAGGGTTTCCTTGGGATGACACTCCACGGGAAGACAGTAGGGATTGTGGGCGTGGGGAGAATTGGATTGGCGCTTGCGCGGATTGTAAGGGGTTTCGGGTGTAGGTTGCTAGCGGCGGATCCGAAGCCGGCGGTTCCGGCGGAAGAGTTTAAGAATGAGTATGGGGGTGAGATTGTGGAGTTGAGGACTTTGCTGGCGGAAAGCGATGTTGTTAGTTTGCATTGTCCGCTTACGGCAGGGACGCGGCATATCATTGATGCTGAGAATTTGGGTTATATGAAGCGGGGCGCTTTGTTGGTGAATACCTCACGCGGTCCGCTGGTCAATACCAAGGCTGCGATAGAGGCATTGAAGAGTGGACAGTTGGGTGGGCTTGCGCTGGACGTatatgaagaggagggggcGTATTTCTATAACGACCATTCGGCGGAGatcatccatgatgataCGTTGATGCGGTTGATGACGTTTCCGAATGTGCTTGTTTGCGGACATCAGGCTTTCTTCACGAGGGAGGCGCTGACGGAGATTGCGGGGACAGTGTTGAGTAACATGGAGGATTGGATTGAGGGCAGGCATTGTGGCAATTCGCTAGTTAGGGAAGGACATCTGGTCGCGCCGGAAGGAAAGGAGCCCGTTAGAATTTAG
- a CDS encoding FYVE zinc finger domain-containing protein (transcript_id=CADANIAT00002050), which produces MATHVMTATTTAPINQISVYQHPSPVHSGASTPANNSPTSPRLQYLPLQTRQLRPPKAPLYVPAALRPTERPSKPSPPTPPRSVHGSLDSLNDGETTSEPVSRRATMETVSSTGGIRKMAEHEWMKNEQLGAVTGLPTREHWKADSASRSCDSPTCRSSFGLFLRRHHCRHCGHVFCSSHTPHVVPLDQEARFHPDGVPSRACDLCWSAYQRWEEARAERLSKIQQSIDSQDEDDQSSDGHSPTSSVEASLAEGRKQEPTNPGQNSEIAASVPRGWNWSTF; this is translated from the exons ATGGCAACCCACGTTATGACCGCCACCACTACTGCTCCTATCAACCAAATCTCCGTCTACCAGCATCCGTCTCCCGTGCACTCGGGCGCCAGCACTCCCGCCAACAACTCGCCCACCTCGCCTCGTCTACAGtacctccctctccagacCCGCCAGCTGCGTCCTCCCAAGGCGCCACTGTATGTTCCCGCTGCTCTGCGGCCGACCGAGCGTCCGTCCAAGCCGTCACCCCCAACTCCTCCCCGCAGCGTCCACGGCTCTCTCGACAGTCTGAACGACGGCGAGACTACCAGCGAGCCCGTCAGTCGTCGCGCAACGATGGAAACTGTCAGTAGTACTGGCGGAATCAGAAAAATGGCTGAGCACGAGTGGATGAAGAACGAACAGCTTGGAGCTGTTACTGGTCTCCCAACCAGAGAACATTGGAAG GCGGACTCGGCTTCCCGTAGCTGTGACTCGCCCACCTGTCGCTCCTCGTTCggtctcttcctccgtcgCCATCACTGCCGCCATTGCGGCCATGTTTTCTGTTCCTCGCACACTCCTCATGTGGTCCCTCTCGACCAGGAAGCACGCTTCCACCCGGACGGTGTCCCTTCTCGAGCCTGCGACTTATGCTGGAGTGCGTACCAGCGCTGGGAAGAAGCCCGTGCTGAGCGTCTAAGTAAGATCCAACAATCGATCGACTCTCaggacgaggacgaccaGAGCTCCGATGGCCACAGCCCGACCAGCTCTGTGGAAGCCTCGCTGGCCGAGGGACGCAAGCAGGAGCCTACCAACCCAGGCCAGAACAGTGAGATTGCTGCCAGCGTCCCTCGTGGCTGGAACTGGAGCACCTTCTAA
- a CDS encoding protein ngn22 (transcript_id=CADANIAT00002051), with product MPPTRDSTAFTTSLLPPPGANQKLILPTRTIPSPTANPQVFNDALAVRLEVFVDEQKCPPEFEIDEDDSRSWHWVIYDTEAANPGAQGAEIEPKTIKLPVGTLRLVPPPHASHESFVAVYAPGTSDTGRDITADGYDLEHEPYIKFGRVAVLASYRGCGLARRLMETAMAWAEENAGDINESFLEIYKREGGDPSKAPLWKGLTLVHAQVDVEKFYERLGFVTDESLGRWVEEGIEHVGMWMRLNVKG from the coding sequence ATGCCTCCAACTAGAGACTCAACAGCATTCACGacctccctcctcccaccgcCCGGCGCAAATCAGAAACTCATCCTCCCCACGCGGACAATCCCCTCCCCCACCGCAAACCCCCAAGTCTTCAACGACGCCCTCGCGGTGCGGCTTGAAGTCTTTGTCGATGAGCAAAAATGTCCGCCAGAATTCGAGATCGATGAGGATGACTCCCGCAGCTGGCATTGGGTTATATATGATACTGAAGCCGCAAATCCGGGGGCACAGGGAGCAGAAATAGAGCCAAAAACCATTAAGCTCCCTGTTGGTACACTCCGGCTTGTCCCGCCGCCTCATGCATCGCATGAGAGTTTTGTCGCGGTCTATGCGCCGGGGACGTCAGATACCGGGCGCGATATAACAGCGGATGGGTATGACTTAGAGCACGAGCCCTATATCAAGTTCGGGCGGGTTGCGGTTTTGGCGTCGTATCGGGGGTGTGGGCTTGCGAGGCGGTTGATGGAGACGGCAATGGCGTGGGCAGAGGAGAATGCTGGGGACATTAATGAGTCGTTTTTGGAGATCTATAAGCGGGAAGGGGGGGATCCTTCAAAAGCTCCGCTGTGGAAGGGTTTGACTCTGGTCCATGCGCAAGTTGATGTGGAGAAGTTTTACGAGCGACTGGGCTTCGTTACGGATGAAAGTCTGGGGAggtgggttgaggagggaaTTGAACATGTTGGGATGTGGATGAGGTTAAATGTCAAGGGCTAA
- a CDS encoding rRNA (cytosine-C5-)-methyltransferase RCM1 (transcript_id=CADANIAT00002052) codes for MSLYYDAASILTTPSTAGGSFKSRLYNSRNLKASPAQVYALITEAAKWDILLKEVIDQAGILKLEPKVVPHHCPVLLTPLLALLLVHDHLLAKNGIAAPASHPLRQAVERHKIRLKGEFTKARVRRACATIPELKEAVRKEKLAALGAKGSSGAVYPRWVRVNNVRTTMEAQLKTTFAAFENVESLDGLVVGGDDKQKRMRLDPHIPDLVAVAPGVEFSSTPAYKNGEIILQDKASCFPAYLLLGDDWDGQGDLVDGCAAPGNKTTHMASLLRKAKSKKKAESSRIISMDASSIRAKTLKKMVSIAGADSFTSVLQGQDFLALDPQDPRFKDVTGLLLDPSCSGSGIIGRDDVPQLVLPAPGRPTPASGSKNQTQGKKRKRNDSSGSSSNQPSTPSSLTSAATPSTSENDTPISEITQDRLLKLSNLQFRIVTHALAFPAARKVTYSTCSIHLLENEAVVQRILESDIAKRRGWRVLRRDEQPEGLKKWIHRGVKREEPSADGAIEGGEVNLSDEELGGCLRCWPGDEEGTGGFFVAGFVREGDDDGSMVDAENESEDQDSIEQENEDEDEEWEGFSD; via the exons ATGTCGCTATACTACGACGCCGCGTCAATTCTCACGACGCCCTCCACTGCTGGTGGTTCATTTAAGTCTCGGCTCTACAACTCCCGCAACCTTAAAGCTTCTCCCGCACAGGTTTACGCGCTCATCACCGAAGCAGCCAAATGGGACATCCTGCTCAAGGAAGTAATCGACCAGGCTGGAATTCTGAAACTTGAACCCAAGGTTGTCCCTCACCATTGCCCTGTCCTG CTCACCCCattgcttgctcttctcctcgtccacGACCATCTCCTCGCAAAGAATGGCATCGCCGCGCCCGCATCCCACCCGCTCCGTCAAGCAGTTGAAAGGCACAAGATTCGACTGAAGGGGGAATTCACAAAAGCGCGCGTGCGGCGCGCCTGCGCGACAATTCCGGAACTGAAGGAGGCTGTTCGGAAAGAAAAATTAGCTGCGCTGGGGGCCAAGGGTAGTAGTGGCGCGGTCTATCCACGCTGGGTTCGGGTCAACAATGTACGGACAACGATGGAGGCGCAGTTGAAGACCACCTTTGCGGCGTTCGAGAATGTCGAGTCACTGGACGGTCTAGTGGTTGGTGGAGACGataagcagaagagaatgcGGTTAGACCCGCATATCCCGGACCTTGTGGCTGTTGCGCCTGGTGTTGAGTTCTCGAGTACGCCGGCGTACAAGAATGGAGAGATTATCCTGCAAGATAAGGCATCTTGTTTCCCTGCCTATCTGTTGCTTGGCGATGACTGGGATGGGCAAGGTGATTTGGTAGATGGATGCGCCGCGCCAGGCAATAAGACTACGCATATGGCTTCGTTGCTCCGCAAAGCtaagtccaagaagaaggcggagtCATCCCGCATCATATCCATGGATGCCTCCTCAATCCGCGCAAAGACCCTCAAGAAAATGGTCTCTATCGCTGGCGCAGATAGCTTCACCAGCGTCCTTCAGGGACAGGACTTTCTCGCACTTGACCCGCAAGACCCTCGCTTTAAGGATGTCacaggccttcttctggaccCTTCCTGCTCAGGGAGCGGCATCATCGGCCGCGACGATGTCCCCCAGCTCGTCCTCCCTGCGCCTGGGAGACCCACCCCAGCATCAGGATCGAAGAACCAAACCCAAGGTAAAAAGCGCAAGCGCAACGACTCATCTggatcctcctccaaccaACCCTCCACACCCTCATCATTAACATCAGCAGCAACGCCGTCAACATCCGAAAACGACACTCCCATTTCCGAAATAACTCAAGAtcgcctcctcaaactcTCAAACCTTCAGTTCCGAATCGTCACACATGCACTCGCCTTCCCCGCCGCTAGGAAGGTGACATACAGCACGTGCTCAATCCATCTTCTCGAGAACGAGGCCGTCGTGCAACGGATACTGGAAAGTGATATTGCGAagcggagaggatggagagTTCTCAGGCGGGATGAGCAGCCTGAAGGCTTGAAGAAGTGGATTCATCGCGGTGTGAAGCGAGAGGAGCCGAGTGCGGATGGTGCCATTGAGGGTGGTGAGGTGAATTTGTCGGATGAGGAGTTAGGGGGTTGTTTGAGATGTTGGCctggggatgaggaggggaCAGGCGGGTTCTTTGTTGCGGGGTTTGTGAGGgagggagatgatgatggttcAATGGTAGATGCCGAGAACGAGAGTGAGGACCAGGATAGCATTGAacaagagaatgaagatgaggatgaggaatggGAGGGATTCTCCGATTAA
- a CDS encoding uncharacterized protein (transcript_id=CADANIAT00002053), whose amino-acid sequence MAADKTSPPVCTLPPEKVFSIQIGTKLFRLSGASIASDGYHCLPKDGAEFVKLFADAQFYSLPRLMSQLFESQIIIQIGDRHFQISRDIFSGPGDSPNFFTLGFGAFFASPAEVFPGLDRRGLLRPPAIVPPSVPNRSGDVFAQLVHLLQGYPLHVESEAQRAELLRDCRYFHLRGLEQKLIPHHITFNPLRRRSEIVIRLEDVRRSGIRIEAPSPSPGSREGGSGVSVQYARPFADDSPHDLILEIGGENTVIDLATMRPTFLNSTQARVSSLLQVILDRKNSQDRSSSSAVAVTAHSICAQIDEETDLTIDGAQQASNHQYHIPDPASAGPAPKRRRVKVEGPEAASQYEEQDGSSNGFWVVRNGQWRISIRPGASSGDEVQFAFVGVKLDVYTRERVRNRKQAFLGS is encoded by the exons ATGGCAGCAGACAAGACATCGCCACCAGTCTGCACACTTCCGCCCGAGAAGGTCTTCTCTATCCAGATCGGCACAAAGCTCTTCCGTCTCTCTGGGGCCTCCATTGCGTCTGATG GATACCATTGCCTCCCCAAAGATGGAGCTGAGTTCGTTAAACTCTTCGCCGACGCGCAATTCTACAGCC TTCCCCGGTTGATGTCCCAACTCTTCGAATCCCAGATTATAATCCAGATCGGCGACCGTCATTTCCAGATTTCGCGCGACATCTTCTCTGGGCCCGGCGATAGCCCTAATTTTTTCACCCTCGGCTTCGGCGCCTTCTTTGCTTCCCCGGCGGAAGTCTTCCCTGGCCTAGATCGACGCGGCCTCCTACGGCCGCCAGCCATTGTGCCGCCCAGCGTTCCCAACCGCTCCGGCGACGTCTTCGCGCAGCTcgtccacctcctccaagGCTATCCGCTGCATGTCGAGAGCGAGGCGCAACGCGCGGAGCTGCTCCGTGACTGCCGCTATTTCCATCTCCGCGGACTCGAGCAGAAGCTCATTCCGCACCATATCACCTTCAATCCTCTTCGGCGCCGCTCAGAGATCGTTATCCGCTTGGAGGATGTTCGGCGCTCTGGCATTCGGATTGAAGcaccatcaccgtcgccAGGCAGTCGCGAGGGTGGCAGTGGTGTCTCGGTGCAATATGCACGCCCCTTCGCGGACGACTCGCCGCACGACTTGATTCTTGAGATTGGTGGCGAAAACACAGTTATTGACCTCGCCACGATGCGCCCAACATTTTTGAATTCCACACAAGCACGGGTCTcgagccttcttcaggtAATCCTTGACAGGAAGAACAGCCAGGACCGGAGCAGCAGCTCAGCGGTAGCAGTAACCGCACATTCGATCTGCGCTCAAATCGACGAGGAGACAGACCTGACCATAGACGGCGCGCAACAGGCCAGCAACCACCAATACCATATCCCAGACCCGGCCTCAGCAGGGCCAGCGCCAAAACGCAGACGGGTAAAAGTAGAAGGGCCGGAGGCGGCGTCGCAATATGAAGAACAGGACGGGAGTAGTAACGGTTTCTGGGTTGTGCGCAATGGCCAGTGGCGCATTTCAATACGCCCTGGGGCAAGTTCGGGTGACGAGGTGCAGTTTGCGTTCGTGGGTGTTAAGCTGGATGTTTATACTAGGGAGAGAGTACGGAATCGGAAGCAGGCATTTTTGGGGTCCTAA